A genomic segment from Arcobacter acticola encodes:
- a CDS encoding ABC transporter ATP-binding protein, with translation MKYVLEIENVSKFFHGLVAIDDLTIKVKPGQIYGIIGPNGAGKTTLFNCVTGIYTPEKGTIKYKGENITGMEPHKIAQRGVLRTFQNIRLFKEMSVAENIIAGTHTKSKQKWYHSIIHTPFYKKDELKQWKKVEELMEFFGLSKYADTPAGDLSYGNQRKIEMARALAAEPELLILDEPAAGLNENETIELTNIILKIKEMGLGIMMIEHDMEMVMKLTDYITVINFGKEISQGEPDFVQNDPRVIEAYIGTDDEEDEENGK, from the coding sequence ATGAAATATGTATTAGAAATAGAAAATGTTTCAAAATTCTTCCATGGTTTAGTTGCTATTGATGATTTAACAATCAAAGTAAAACCAGGTCAGATATATGGAATTATAGGTCCAAATGGTGCTGGGAAAACTACACTTTTTAACTGTGTAACAGGTATTTATACTCCTGAAAAGGGAACTATAAAATACAAAGGTGAAAACATCACAGGAATGGAACCTCATAAAATTGCCCAAAGGGGAGTTTTAAGAACATTTCAAAATATTAGATTATTTAAAGAGATGAGTGTTGCTGAAAATATAATTGCAGGAACTCATACAAAATCAAAACAAAAATGGTACCACTCGATTATTCATACACCTTTTTATAAAAAAGATGAATTAAAACAGTGGAAAAAAGTTGAAGAATTAATGGAGTTTTTTGGTTTAAGTAAATATGCAGATACTCCAGCTGGTGATTTATCTTATGGAAATCAAAGAAAAATCGAAATGGCAAGAGCCTTAGCAGCTGAGCCTGAACTTTTAATTTTAGATGAACCAGCTGCAGGACTTAATGAAAATGAAACAATAGAACTTACAAATATCATCTTAAAAATCAAAGAGATGGGACTTGGAATTATGATGATTGAACATGATATGGAAATGGTTATGAAATTAACTGATTATATTACGGTAATCAACTTTGGAAAAGAGATTTCTCAAGGTGAGCCTGATTTTGTTCAAAATGACCCAAGAGTAATTGAAGCTTATATTGGAACTGATGATGAGGAGGATGAAGAAAATGGTAAATAA
- a CDS encoding branched-chain amino acid ABC transporter permease: protein MNKTTIIAIIFLLTMAVFPFLVDSAWLGIGITFLVFAVVAFSQDIILGRAGIFNMGHAIFFGIGAYTTAILNVHFGFEIIATVPFAIILPIIISILLAGPIIHLRGDYLLVATIGFNIIFEQVLKNNVFDVTGGPSGIFGIDVVRIFGYELYSDTAIYYIAFGLLLITLFIIRNLDNSKYGRALYYINKNEIAAKSMGINISYYKLFAFALGAAIAGAAGSVFAIQYSAVSPESFNFMQSVMFFAIVLVGGSASLPGIIIGTFVMFVLPELFTEFKESRYLIFGAAMVLTMILRPNGVWPATFGNIPKFLKKKVAKTEESK from the coding sequence ATGAATAAAACTACAATTATTGCCATAATATTTTTATTAACAATGGCGGTTTTCCCATTTTTAGTTGACTCTGCATGGTTGGGTATTGGAATTACTTTTTTAGTATTTGCAGTTGTAGCTTTTTCTCAAGATATTATTCTTGGACGAGCTGGAATTTTCAATATGGGACATGCAATATTTTTTGGAATAGGAGCATATACAACTGCTATTTTAAATGTTCACTTTGGATTTGAAATAATTGCTACTGTACCTTTTGCAATTATTCTTCCTATAATTATTTCTATTTTATTAGCAGGTCCAATTATTCACCTTCGTGGGGATTATTTATTAGTTGCTACTATTGGATTTAATATTATTTTTGAACAAGTATTAAAAAATAATGTATTTGATGTTACAGGTGGTCCAAGTGGAATATTTGGAATTGATGTTGTTAGAATTTTTGGATATGAGTTATATTCTGATACTGCCATTTATTATATTGCATTTGGATTATTACTTATTACTTTATTTATAATTAGAAATCTAGATAATTCAAAATATGGAAGAGCATTATATTATATAAATAAAAATGAAATAGCAGCTAAATCTATGGGAATTAATATCTCATATTATAAACTATTTGCATTTGCTTTAGGTGCTGCAATCGCTGGAGCTGCTGGAAGTGTATTTGCTATTCAGTATTCAGCTGTAAGTCCTGAGTCATTTAACTTTATGCAATCTGTTATGTTCTTTGCAATTGTTTTAGTTGGTGGATCTGCTTCACTTCCAGGAATTATTATAGGAACATTTGTAATGTTTGTATTACCTGAGTTATTTACAGAGTTTAAAGAATCAAGATATTTAATCTTTGGTGCAGCAATGGTATTAACTATGATTTTACGACCAAATGGTGTATGGCCAGCGACTTTTGGAAATATCCCAAAATTCTTAAAAAAGAAAGTAGCTAAAACGGAGGAATCAAAATAA
- a CDS encoding branched-chain amino acid ABC transporter permease, with the protein MDIFFQQLINGLTIGSLYALVALGYTMVYGVMKLINFAHGDLVAFSAYVGLTIFTQFYGSNALSLVNIVIVFCLTAIVVAFVGVLLERLAYRPLRTAPRLSAVVSALGASLVIQNGIMLIWGPNMEIFPSDVFPSTSWDFGGVIISFTQIIILALSAVVMVSLYIFINKTKMGTAIRATAIDQDAAKLMGINVNRIIMTIFIIGSMLGAIGGLFIGIYYRGLTFDMGWLYGLNAFIAAIIGGIGSIPGAMLGGLLLGLFNAMISGYISTTWAETFTFILLIVILIVKPTGILGEKTAEKV; encoded by the coding sequence ATGGATATCTTTTTTCAACAGTTAATAAATGGATTAACTATAGGAAGTTTATATGCATTAGTAGCCTTAGGTTATACGATGGTTTACGGTGTGATGAAGTTAATTAACTTCGCACACGGTGACCTTGTTGCCTTTTCTGCTTATGTGGGCTTGACTATTTTTACTCAGTTTTATGGTTCAAATGCATTATCTTTAGTAAATATTGTAATTGTATTTTGTTTAACAGCTATAGTTGTGGCTTTTGTGGGTGTTCTTCTTGAGCGTCTTGCATACAGACCTTTAAGAACGGCACCAAGATTAAGTGCTGTTGTTTCAGCCCTTGGAGCTTCACTTGTAATTCAAAATGGAATTATGTTAATTTGGGGACCAAATATGGAAATTTTTCCATCAGATGTATTTCCAAGTACATCATGGGATTTTGGTGGAGTGATTATTTCATTTACACAAATTATAATTTTGGCTCTATCAGCTGTTGTAATGGTTTCACTATATATTTTTATTAATAAAACAAAAATGGGTACAGCAATACGAGCAACTGCTATTGATCAAGATGCTGCAAAATTAATGGGAATTAATGTTAATAGAATTATTATGACTATTTTTATAATCGGTTCTATGCTTGGAGCTATTGGTGGATTGTTTATTGGAATTTACTATAGAGGTTTAACTTTTGATATGGGTTGGCTTTATGGATTAAATGCATTTATTGCAGCTATTATTGGTGGAATTGGTTCAATTCCAGGAGCTATGTTAGGTGGACTTTTACTTGGATTATTTAATGCAATGATTTCAGGTTATATATCTACAACTTGGGCTGAAACATTTACATTTATTCTTTTGATTGTTATTCTAATTGTAAAACCAACTGGAATTCTTGGTGAAAAAACGGCGGAGAAAGTATAA
- a CDS encoding branched-chain amino acid ABC transporter substrate-binding protein has protein sequence MILKNITKTIAVSAILASSLMAADVVKIGVQAPITGEYANEGQSIENFVKLIVEEKNAAGGLLGKQIEVVTCDDEGKAQKAAICAKKLVNEGVFAVIGSYTSGATEAAQTTYFRSKVLQTSDGTSDSLISNKYWTFFRNSFPNSSQSDFTAEYMVNSKKYKNIVVLSDYSSYSEGLGDATAASIKALGGNVIYRGKIKSGTQNFTAMLTKVKSMNPDVIYYSGYYTDGGLLRAQQAQLQIDADFVGGDSNDNPDFYKLAGASAEGSVLINFPTPEILPYPEAKKYLAAYKTKFQMDPPSIWSVTNADGLRAVIEGVEKTNSFDTKKISDYIRTMKDFPGITGPFNIREDGERVGAKFVVYKMKNDGTKDVVSE, from the coding sequence ATGATTTTAAAAAATATTACAAAAACAATAGCAGTAAGTGCTATTTTAGCTAGTTCGTTAATGGCAGCTGATGTTGTGAAAATAGGTGTTCAAGCACCAATTACAGGTGAATATGCAAATGAAGGTCAAAGTATTGAAAACTTTGTAAAACTGATTGTAGAAGAAAAAAATGCAGCTGGTGGACTTTTAGGTAAACAAATTGAAGTTGTAACTTGTGATGATGAAGGTAAAGCTCAAAAAGCAGCTATTTGTGCTAAAAAATTAGTAAATGAAGGTGTTTTTGCAGTTATTGGTTCATATACTTCAGGTGCAACTGAAGCTGCTCAAACTACATACTTTAGAAGTAAAGTTTTACAAACATCAGATGGAACAAGTGATTCTTTAATTTCAAACAAATATTGGACTTTCTTTAGAAATTCATTCCCTAATTCATCACAAAGTGATTTTACAGCTGAATATATGGTTAATTCTAAAAAATACAAAAACATAGTAGTTTTATCTGATTACTCTTCTTACTCAGAAGGTTTAGGAGATGCAACAGCTGCATCTATTAAAGCTCTAGGTGGAAATGTAATTTATAGAGGTAAAATTAAATCTGGAACACAAAACTTTACAGCAATGCTTACAAAAGTTAAATCAATGAATCCAGATGTGATTTATTATTCAGGTTATTATACTGATGGTGGATTATTAAGAGCTCAACAAGCACAATTACAAATTGATGCAGATTTTGTTGGTGGTGATTCAAATGACAATCCAGATTTCTACAAATTAGCAGGTGCATCAGCTGAAGGTAGTGTTTTAATAAACTTCCCAACACCTGAGATTTTACCATATCCAGAAGCTAAAAAATATCTTGCTGCTTATAAAACTAAATTCCAAATGGATCCCCCATCAATTTGGTCAGTTACAAATGCAGATGGTTTAAGAGCAGTTATTGAAGGTGTTGAAAAAACAAACTCTTTTGATACTAAAAAAATCTCTGATTACATCAGAACTATGAAAGATTTCCCAGGAATTACAGGACCATTTAATATTAGAGAAGATGGTGAAAGAGTTGGTGCTAAATTTGTTGTTTATAAAATGAAAAATGATGGTACTAAAGACGTAGTTAGCGAATAA